Below is a genomic region from Astatotilapia calliptera chromosome 2, fAstCal1.2, whole genome shotgun sequence.
ACATACTGTGCATCCAGCTCAGATGTGTCAGCTGTTATTTGGTCTGCAAGATTAAACCTTTTGATAACTCATGATGAATGAATTAATGGGTTAGTTGCTTTTTGAATCCATATCAATacaaaaatgtgtacaaattcaaaataattacCAATACTATAACGTTTTCTTTCATTATCAATATAAAGAAAGCCtatgagtttgtttgttttaagattTCTTTTAGTAGAAATATCGGAGAAATATATACAACAACACCCACCACTACTGTTactaacagaaacaaaaacaacaacaataataataaagagaagaataagcagaagaaaagaagaagaagcaaataTTGCGCAGCGTTTTGTCTCGAATCCTGCATGTACGTCCTTCCGACGTGACGTGTTAAATTGTTACTGTGGCGGAGTTCACTAATATACACCGTTTATTTTCTCAATGACACATGAGACTAATAAAAAGTCTCTGACTGTAAAGATGGCGCAGCCCTTCCCTTAGCATATTATAGTGTGTTTGCTGCAACTTGAGTTTATCTGCTGACTTATGTTGATGTGGCTGTTGATACTAATGTATAGGAAAACCTTTCAGAGTATAAATCGTCTAAAATGTTGTCCTCTTGGCGTCACTGTTACACCGAGCATTCCATAAAGGAATTAGGTCCTCCCCTAAGAAGGCTTTTGTTTGATACCTCACAGCAAAGCTGATGTGAGTCGGATGAGGCGGTGCCATATGTTTTCTTTACATACTTTACGAAAAGCCAAGGATATATAAATTGAGCTTCCTAGagaaatatgttttatgtgtaaatgtgttgtttgaGAAGGATGGCTGAGAGAACACGAAGCAGAACAGGCAACCGCTGTTgctttgcttttcatttgtctttgcTGCTGATTTTCGGAGAGCAGGCTTTCGCTGAACTGAGATACTCAATTCCAGAGGAGATGAAAGAAGGGACTATTGTTGGAAATGTTGCTAAGGATCTTGGTCTTGACAAAACCTCTTTGGCTGATCGTCTGTTACGTGTTGTATCGGGCTCTAAGGATGCGTTTTTCGAGGTGAATCCGGACAATGGTGTGTTACTGGTTCGTAAGAAAATCGACAGAGAGGAACTGTGCCATGGAAGTGGTGCTTGCATGATAGAGCTAAAAATGCTTGTAGAGAACCCACTGGAAATCCACTATGTAGCTGTAGAAATTACTGATGTAAATGACCATTCCCCGAGTttttctgaaaaacaacaaacctttGAAGTATCAGAACAATCATCCCCGGGAACACGATTGGAACTGCATGCGGCCCGTGATCCTGATGCTGGCATAAATTCTATCCGCACATATTCATTATCTTCAAATGATCACTTTGATATAGAGATTAGTCAAAGTGATGAGGAAAAAATACCATTTCTAATTCTGAAGAATTCCctagacagagaaaaaaaacataaacatttcctCTTTGTAACCGCGGTTGATGGAGGTAAACCTCCGCGATCAGGAACGCTTAATGTTTCCATCACTGTTCTTGATACTAATGATAATCGCCCGACGTTTATACAGGATACTTATCAAATAGAAATATTTGAAAACGTTTCGGTTGGGACGACTGTTGCAAACGTAAATGCAACAGATCCGGATGAAGGGACAAATGGGGAATTAGAGTATAGCCTTAGTAAAACATTAGCGCGTAAAATTTATGACATATTTGAACTGGATAGTGTAAGCGGAGAAATTACACTGAAAGGAGGGTTGGATTTTGAAGATTCCGAGGTTTATAAACTAGATGTGCAGGCGTCAGACAAAGGAACGCCTCCGTTAACAAGCAGGTGTAGAGTGATTGTGAAAATTAAGGACGTCAATGACAATCGACCGGAAATAGAAGTCACGTCACTGTCAAATACAGTAACCGAAGATTCAAAGCCTGGTAAAGTTATTTCACTTATCAGTGTAACGGATAAAGACTCTGGAGTTAATGGGAAAATTATTTCACGGATAACTCAGGGCATTCCTTTTGACTTAAAACCATCCTATAAAGAAAATACTTACTCAGTTGTTACTAGCAGGTTTCTGGACCGAGAGGTGGTGTCACATTATGATATTACAATAGAAGCTACAGACTGTGGTGAGCCTCCTTTATCCAGTTTTAAAATTCTTAGCATTCAGATAGCAGATGTAAATGACAACAGTCCACAATTCCTGCAAAACCCATTACAGTGTTATCTGTCAGAAAATAACTTCGCAGGTGCGCCAATATTTTCTGTAAGCGCGTCGGACAACGATGCAAATGAAAACGCAGCTATTTCATATCATCTTCTGAGAGGAGGTGGTGAAAATGACGTCACAGCATTCCTAAATGTGAATTCAGATAATGGACAAATCACTGCGCTGAAaagttttgattttgaaacGCTGAAAACTTTCCAGTTCCAAGTTGTTGCCTCAGATTCTGGAACTCCGTCACTAAGCAACAACGTCACAGTCAACGTCTTCATCCTAGATCAGAACGACAACGCTCCAGTCATCCTGTATCCACTTAGCTCCAACGGCTCTGCTCAAGGCGTGGAGGAGATTCCCCGAAACGTCAACGCAGGACACTTGGTGACTAAAGTCAGAGCCTATGACGCTGATATAGGATATAACGGCTGGTTGCTCTTTTCACTGCAGGAAGTGACTGACCACAGTCTCTTTGTTTTGGACCGCTATACAGGACAGATCAGAACACTTCGCTCATTCACAGAGACAGACGAGGCTGAGCATAAACTGCTCATACTGGTCAAAGACAACGGCAACGTTTCTCTCTCAGCAACAGCTACTGTGATAGTCAAACTTGTGGAGCCCAAAGAGGCTTTTGCAGCTTCTGATGTTAAAAGTGCGACAAAAGATGATGAGGACAGTAATGTCATATTTTATCTCATGATAACTTTGGGCgcagtttctgtgctttttctcGTCAGCATCATCGTGCTGATTGCAATGCAGTGCTCCAAATCCACAGACTATACTTCTAAATATCTGCCAGAGACTAATTATGATGGGACACTGTGTCACAGCATCCAGTACAGATCAGGAGAGAAGCGGTACATGCTAGTCGGACCCAGGATGAGTATAGGATCTACTATAGTCCCTGGAAGTCATGCAAATACTCTAGTGCTTCCCGACAAGAGAAGAACATCTGAAGAGGTAAGATGCCTTAAATGGCCAAAACTCTAGTTTTGCTTTTAGTAGAGTTTGACAACAAACTTGTCTTGATTTGCCATTTAGAGGTGTTGGTGAATGCTGTCAGTGGTGCTGAAACCACGCGCTAtttatcttcttctttctttcctaACACCATGAAATTTGACATGTCCTTCTTAACACAAGTGCAAGTATCAACTTAAAGATGAGATACTTTAACATGTACTATTatccagggaaaaaaaaactttgatagTCACTTGGTGTCACTATCTGAGCAGAAAAGTGTTTAAAGATAAGCTCTTTGTCAGCAGTATGGGACCTCCTATTTGTGGGATGGGTTTCACTCTATGCCTCCTCTTCATTTAGAGCATATATTCATCTTATGTGAACCTGATACTGCACGGTAGCCTGTCTGGTgatatgaatatttttttattatttttctcaaCTCGTGGAAAACTCGGTATTGTAAATCACAGAGGAACATTTTTACCTCCTAATTATGGAGCGAAAACAACCTGGAGCATCAAAAGACGAATTGCGGTGGATCGCTTTCATTGTTGTAGTTATTCTAGTGTGGAGCCGCGCTTCGGCGCAGATCAGATATTCCATTGCCGAGGGAGTCAATGAAGGAACTGCTGTTGGAAATATAGCAAAGGATTTGGGATTGGAAAAGAATACATTGAAAGAGAGAGGATGTCGCATTGTTGAGGGTTCATCGGAGTCGTTTTTTCACGTGGACCAAAACGATGGAATACTATACGTTGACCGTATAATTGACAGAGAGAAGGTTTGTGAGAGAAACACAGCGTGTTTGATCAACCTAAAAACAGTGCTTGAAAACCCTCTTGAAATTCATTATGTGACTGTGGAGATTCAGGATGTGAACGATCATGCTCCTAGCTTTTCAGTTAAACAGTACCGTCTCGAAATTTCAGAGTCAGTTTTACCAGGTTTGCGCCTCCAGCTGCAGGCAGCGCATGACCCCGATGTTGGTCAGTTTTCTGTCCAAGAGTATAAGCTCAGTCCCAATAATCACTTTCGATTAGAAGTTAAAGATCGcggaaaagaggggaaaatacCGATTTTAGTTTTACTCAAGACGCTAGAcagggaaacaaagaaaattcaTAAGCTACTTCTTTCAGCTATTGATGGAGGGAAGCCAAGTAAATCTGGAACAGCTGAAATATTTATCGATGTGTTAGACGTTAATGATAATATGCCAGTTTTCAATGAAGACACGTACTCGGTACTTGTGAACGAAAACACTCCCACCGGTACAACAATAGTAAAAGTAAATGCTTCTGACTTAGACGAGGGATCAAACGGTGAGCTTATCTATTCTTTAGGTAGCAATGTAAACCACAGGATACGCGAACTATTTCGTGTTGATCCAAACACCGGTGAAATTATTATTCAAGATGTGCTAGATTTCGAATCAGAGGAAAGCTATGAAATTGATATACAAGCGTCTGATAAAGGCTCGGCTCCGTTAAGGACAGACAAAAGTGTGTTGGTGAAGATTGTTGATTTGAATGATAATGCCCCTCAGATAGAGGTCACTTCGTTTTCAAAGGCAATACCCGAGGATGCAAGAATGGGAACTACTGTGGCATTAATCAGTGTTATCGATAAAGACTCTGGTCTTAACGGGAAAGTAATTTGCTCATTTAATGAAGAAGTCCCTTTCAAATTGTCACCTTCAACACACGACAACATGTATTCCATAAGTACAAAATCGCCACTGGATAGAGAAAAGCAGGCCATATATGATGTAACAATAGTTGCAAAAGATGCAGGCACACCCTCGCTAACTTCTGTAAAAAGCATTACTATTATTGTATCGGATGTGAATGATAACAGGCCGGAGTTTTCAGCAAACCCTTACACTTTTTATGTTACTGAGAACAATTTACCAGGggtttcagtgttttctgtgaGGGCATCAGACCAGGACGAGGGTGAAAATGCCCATATTTCATATCATATCCTGAGAGACGAAAAAGAGAATAGTAAACTTTCTTCATACAGTCTTAATATCAATTCTGATAATGGGGAGATTTTAGCGCTGAAAAGTTTTGATTTTGAATCGCTGAAAACTTTCCAGTTCCAAGTTGTTGCCTCAGATTCGGGAACTCCGTCACTAAGCAACAATGTCACAGTCAACGTCTTCATCCTGGATCAGAACGACAACGCTCCAGTCATCCTGTATCCACTCAGCTCCAACGGTTCTGCtcaaggtgtggaggagattccCCGAAACGTCAACGCAGGACACTTGGTGACTAAAGTCAGAGCCTATGACGCTGATATAGGATATAACGGCTGGTTGCTCTTTTCACTGCAGGAAGTGACTGACCACAGTCTCTTTGCTTTGGACCGCTATACAGGACAGATCAGAACACTTCGCTCATTCACAGAGACAGACGAGGCTGAGCACAAACTGATCATACTGGTCAAAGACAACGGCAACGTTTCTCTCTCAGCAACAGCTACTGTGATTGTCAAACTTGTGGAGCCCAAAGAGGCTTTTGCAGCTTCTGATGTTAAAAGTGCGACAAAGGATAATGAGGACAGTAATGTCATATTTTACCTCATGATAACTTTGGGCGCAGTTTCTGTACTTTTTCTCGTCAGCATCATCGTGCTGATTGCGATGCAGTGCTCCAAATCCACAGACGATACTTCCAAGTATTTACAAAAGGCAGATTATGATGGGACACTGTGTCACAGCATCCAGTACAGATCAGGAGACAGGAAGTACATGCTTGTTGGACCCAGAATGAGTATAGGATCTACTATAGTTCCGGGCAGCCATGCAAATACTCTGGTGATGCCAGACAGAAGACGCCCACCTGAAGAGGTGAGTAATAACGTGTTGCCATGTATTCTACCTATTCTACTCCGAGTAatgatttttgtcattattCTCAATGGTGGTGAAACTGGATTTGGATAGAATTTCGACAATGACCTCAAACACGTCAGTTTAGTGATGCAGTTGCCATAATTATTTGTCAGCTTGATATCATAAATTGTACTATTACACATATTCACAAGGTGGCGGTACCTTGTCAGTATAACGCCTTATAGCGTCTCTGAACGTCATACTCGAGTCCAACCACGCTACATGCAGTCTGATTTGAGAGCGTTTAGTTGAAAGACTTGCTCTAAGCGTGTGGTGACTATTATTTTATACTGGCAAATAATATACGAGAAGTGGATTTATTTCTTGCTGCTATGGAGACAAAAATCTAAACATGTGGCGAATGATGAAAGCGTTTGGATTTTTACGTTTACCTCACAGTATGAAACAAAGGCGACGGGAATCATGGCGACAGCGATCACCACTCATCAGCgtttttgttgtgcttttatttttcacaatcgCTTCAGGACAGCTGAGGTACTCTATATCAGAAGAGCTAACAGAAGGGAGTGTTGTTGGGAATATCGCTAAAGATTTGGGAATAGATCTGAATATAATGAAGCAGAGGGGATTTCGCATTATATCTGGCTCGACTGAACCTCTTTTCAATGTAAATGAGGATGATGGGGTCCTTTACGCAAAGCGCAAAATAGACCGAGAGAAAGTATGTAAGGATAATAATGTTTGTGTAATTAGTCTCAAAACTGTGCTTGAAAACCCACTAGAAATACATTATGTCATAGTGGAAATAGCGGATTTAAACGACCACTCTCCTGCATTTCCCGACAAAGCTCAGAAACTAGAGATCTTCGAGTCTGCATTACCAGGAGCACAGTATCAGTTACAAAACGCTCACGATCCGGATAGTGGCACAAACTCTATCCAACAGTATAAAATAAGTCAGAACGACCATTTTCGTTTAGAGATTAAAGACAGAGGCAAAGATGGTAAAACTCCAACTTTAACGTTGGGTAAACAGCTAGACAGAGAGGTTAAAAGTAGCCATAAATTGGTGCTCATGGCTATAGACGGTGGAACACCTCAAAACACGGGCACAGTTGAAATATACATAGATGTTTTAGACGTTAATGACAACATGCCAGTGTTTATCCAAGATACATATTCAGCAGTACTACAGGAAAACACCCCGGCTGGCACAACAGTCATTCAGGTTAACGCAACCGATTTGGATGATGGTCCCAATGGGGAAGTAGTTTATTCATTTGGCAGTGGCGTAAAAGGTAAAATTCGAGAGCTTTTTGATATAGACTCTGTTACTGGGGAGATAATTGTAAAAGGTCACATAGATTTTGAAGAACAAGACAGCTATCACATTGATATACAAGCCTCTGATAAGGGAAGCATTCCACTTAAAACTTATAAAAGTGTGATAATTAACATTGGAGACATAAATGATAATCCCCCTGAGATAGAAGTGGCATCGCTGTCAAGTGCAGTTTCAGAGGACTCTAGACCAGGAACAACGGTCGCGCTTCTCAGCATTACAGATTCAGACTCTGggttaaatggaaaaataatcaGCTATATCGCAGGGGACAGCCCTTTTACACTAACTCCGTCAATACAAGATAACATGTTCGCCGTGGTCACCAAGTCACAGATGGACAGAGAGCAACAATCAACATATGATATAACAATAATTGCAAAGGACGCTGGTGAGCCAGCCTTAACATCGGAAAAGACAGTAAACGTGTTTGTGTCAGATACGAATGATAATAGTCCGCAGTTTTCAGCGAGTCCCTATACGTTCTTCATTGCCGAAAATAACCCACCGGGAGCTTCTGTGTTTTGTATAACCGCATCCGACAGTGATGAAGGAGGTAATGCGATTATCTCATATCATATTCTTAGGAATGCGggtcatgaaaataaagttaCATCATTTCTAAATATTAACTCCGAAAATGGGGATGTTTCAGCCCTGAAAAGTTTTGActttgaaacactgaaaactttCCAGTTCCAAGTTGTTGCCTCAGATTCTGGAACTCCGTCACTAAGCAACAACGTCACAGTCAACGTCTTCATCCTGGATCAGAACGACAACGCTCCAGTCATCCTGTATCCACTCAGCTCCAACGGTTCTGCtcaaggtgtggaggagattccCCGAAACGTCAACGCAGGACACTTGGTGACTAAAGTCAGAGCCTATGACGCTGATATAGGATATAACGGCTGGTTGCTTTTTTCACTGCAAGAAGTGACTGACCACAGTCTCTTTGCTTTGGACCGCTATACGGGACAGATCAGAACACTTCGCTCATTCACAGAGACAGACGAGGCTGAGCATAAACTGGTAATACTGGTCAAAGACAACGGCAACGTTTCTCTCTCAGCAACAGCTACTGTGATTGTCAAACTCGTGGAGCCCAAAGAGGCTTTTGCAGCTTCTGATGTTAAAAGCGCAGCAAAAGATGATGAGGACAGTAATGTCATATTTTACCTCATGATAACTTTGGGTGCAGTTTCTGTACTTTTTCTCGTCAGCATCATCGTTCTGATTGCGATGCAGTGCTCCAAATCCACAGACTATACTTCTAAATATCTGCCAGAGACTAATTATGATGGGACACTGTGTCACAGCATCCAGTACAGATCAGGAGAGAAGCGGTACATGCTAGTTGGACCCAGAATGAGTATAGGATCTACTATAGTCCCGGGTAGCCATGCAAATACACTCGTACTTCCTGACAGGCGGATGACATCTGATGAGGTAAGATGAACAGTTTACCTCTGTGCTGTATTTTAACAGCTCAAAATGGTGATTTTTACTTTAATGATATGTTCACGGATCAAAAATTAAATCTATTATAATCAAATCATCGTCCTCTAGTTTATATTTTTCgaatttaaattattaaaatcacCTGCCTTCATACAGTTGTTAAAATCTTTTTTGCCACTATATATAGAACTTGTTTCAAATATACAACTTTTTTCTCGTTTTGTACTATCAATATTGGAACAATGGGTCATGATTATAGGTCCTTTATGTACATCACTTATATTGCTGCTATGTtgtagctagcattagcatacATGAGGATCCTAGACTCGTTAGCTTCACAGCTTCAGCTTATCTGTCCGTTTTATTACCCTCTAAATATGCCAGTGTAAATACTCCTGGTATTTCAGTCGGATTTGTATTTGTTTCGTATTTGTCTGGAAGTTTACCTTTTACATTGTCGCTTTCCGCGGTGCTGAAATTTTCTGTGGCAAGTTCGTGTCCCTCTGACTGGAATTGCATTACAACAACAGGCAGCGTAATCATGAACAGCAACAGCACATGCATGGAGTAATGTCAAAAGAAATTTGGATAGAACGGTTTTGcttacttttgttttagaatGGTGAAAGTGGAGTAggctgaatgtttttcttttcttttttttctaaatttggTTACAACATTTATTATCTCGACAAGTTTGCTGTTTCTGAAGCATGCTTCTTTTTGAAGTCTGCAGTGTGATTGTTTGTCACTTGGTGTCAGTGTAAGGACAAATAATGCTTCCACAAGGTTACAATTATATACACAAGAGCCATCCCCTTCCTTTAAAACAGTCGAATGGAGGACGTTTCTGTGTGTGAAGGACTAGAGACAATTTAATCGCTAAGaatttttattctgaaaaactGTCAGATTGTAATAACGGGTGTGGCGGAACAATCCTATTTGAGTGTATGAGTGTAGCGATTTGAAAGTTGCTTCATTTCGCTGTTTCATCTTTACACCATGGAACAAAGGCGATGCCTAACGTGGAGAACGAGGAGAATATGGATTGTATACATTTTGGTTTTGGTTCTGGTCTGGAAGACCGCTTTGGGACAATTTAGATATTCAATTTCAGAGGAAAATACAGAAGGAACTGCTGTTGGAAATATCGCGAAGGATTTAGGTCTCGATAAGGCTACACTGAAAGAGAGGGGGTACCGCATTGTCTCCGGCTCAGCAGAGCCTCCTTTCCGAGTAAACACAGATAATGGGATCTTGTATGTGAACCGAAAAATCGACAGAGAGGAAGTGTGTGACCGAAACAAGATGTGTGTTATCGACCTAAAAACAGTGTTAGAAAATCCACTCGAGGTGCACTACGTGGCAGTGGAGATTCTGGATGTAAACGACCACGCACCGATCtttcctgaaaaagaaaatacgtTGGAAATTTCTGAATCTGCACTACCAGGAGCACGATTTCAGTTACAAGCAGCCCGTGATGCTGATAGTGGTTCGCTGTCTGTCCAGCAGTACAAGCTGAGTCACAATGAACATTTCCGTTTAGAAGTGAAAGACCGGGGCGAAGACCGTAAAACACCGAGTTTAGTCCTTCAAAAATCACTTGATAGAGAATCTGTTAAAACTCATGTGTTGCTTCTGACAGCCTTTGATGGAGGTAAACCTCCAAGATCTGGTAACATGACAATAATTGTTAATGTTTCCGATGTTAATGACAACCCTCCTGTTTTCAGTAAGGAGGCATATAGTGCGCACCTCAAAGAAAATTCTCCTTTTGGTACGACTGTGATTCAAGTTAATGCAACAGACCTGGATGAAGGATTAAATGGTGAGGTTGTGTATTCATTTGGAAATGACGTGGAAGCACGGGTACGTGAACGTTTTGACTTAAATCCGGTTACTGGAGAAATCATAGTGGCGGGACAAATAGACTTTGAAGAAAGCGGCAGGTATGAAATCGACATTCAAGCATCCGACAAAGGAGCAGctacaatgacaacagacaaaATCGTCATTATTAATATAATTGACGTAAATGATAATGCACCAGAGATTGAAGTGACATCTTTTTCTCATGCACTCCCTGAAAATTCAAAACCAGGAACCACAGTGGCGTTAATTAGTGTCAAAGACTCCGATTCTGATTTGAATGGAAAAGTAGTATGTTATGTAAGCAAAGATGCTCCCTTTTTGCTCGCACCTTCTTTACAAAGTAACATGTATTCTCTAGTAACGAAAcaggttttagacagagaaCAACAATCCCAGTATAATGTCCTGATAGTTGCTAAAGACGCAGGCAAACCTTCCTTATCATCGGAGAAAAGTATAAATATTGTTATTTCAGATGTGAATGACAACAGCCCTGAGTTCTTACAGAATCCATATACTTTCTACATAACTGAGAATAATAGCCCAGGGGCGTCGATCTTCTCAGTGGCAGCCCGAGACAATGATGAGGGAAGTAATGCTCTTATTTCATATCTTATCTtaagagaaagggggggagaaaataCGCTCACCTCTTTTCTAAATATTAATTCTGAAAATGGAGAAATTGTGGCACTGAAAAGTTTTGACTTTGAAATGCTGAAAACTTTCCAGTTCCAAGTTGTTGCGTCAGATTTTGGAACTCCATTACTAAGCAACAATGTCACAGTCAACGTCTTCATCCTGGATCAGAACGACAACGCTCCAGTCATCCTGTATCCACTCAGCTCCAACGGCTCTGCtcaaggtgtggaggagattccCCGAAACGTCAACGCAGGGCACTTGGTGACTAAAGTCAGAGCCTATGACGCTGATATAGGATATAACGGCTGGTTGCTCTTTTCACTGCAGGAAGTTACTGACCACAGTCTCTTTGCTTTGGACCGCTATACAGGACAGATCAGAACACTTCGCTCATTCACAGAGACAGACGAGGCTGAGCATAAACTGCTCATACTGGTCAAAGACAACGGCAACGTTTCTCTCTCAGCAACAGCTACTGTGATTGTCAAACTTGTGGAGCCCAAAGAGGCTTTTGCAGCTTCTGATGTTAAAAGTGCAGCAAAAGATGATGAGGACAGTAATGTCATATTTTACCTCATGATATCTTTGGGCGCAGTTTCTGTACTTTTTCTCGTCAGCATCATCGTTCTGATTGCAATGCAGTGCTCCAAATCCACAGACTATACTTCTAAATATCTGCCAGAGGCTAATTATGATGGGACACTGTGTCACAGCATCCAGTACAGATCAGGAGAGAAGCGGTACATGCTAGTTGGACCCAGAATGAGTATAGGATCTACTATAGTTCCGGGCAGCCATGGAAATACACTCGTGCTTCCTGATAGGAGACGGACACCTGAAGAGGTAGGGTTATTTTATATTAGCTAACAGTGGCTTAATGAGTTTTTTGAATGGTATATGGGAgaatttgatttcatttaaagcgtttttagtttaatttttattatatttaacaaGAGTAATACTTTTACCAGTACTCTGTGTTCACTCTCCATGGTGCTGATTTGTTACTAGTGTCACAAATGTCGGGCATTAGTAAACACTGAAAACCGTTTTCCTCTTCCACTTGTGGGTTTTTGGTAAGGTTATTTGTGTGGTATtttttgctgatgttttctACTTAGTATATGCTAACTACACAGTTACAGTAAAGCACAACACATAATGTATACGTGTTGTACTTATACAAGTACTTTGTACTTGtatattttcaaatgtattcgAGTGTCCAGAGTTGGGCTTTGTGCAAAATCCGGTCCTATAGGTCAATAAAGACCTGTTTACGTCAGCGTGAGAATATAACTCATCTGGgggattttaatttttttcttttttttttaactgtagtcTGTGTAAATAACAAAACCTAACGCTTGATGTCAGTGTAGTTCAGTGGTTCTCTGTATTTGGCAGTACCTTACGTCACGAGTGGTATTTCAACCGAGCCGATATGCTATTTTTCTCTCAAATAGCAAATTTCAAGGTAAGATCGTGATTCACGGCAACGAGTGTGCTTTATTTTCAGAGCATTCCCCCAAAACAGATCCTGGTTAACATACAGGATCATCGGACACTGGCTGGCTTTGCAAGCAGGGATTTTATGGACTATTTTCAGTCATCTTTGTCATGGAACAAAGGGAAGGCAAAGCACGGAAGGACCGGCGGTGTTGGTTCGTCTTCATAATTGTTTTGGTTATTTTATGTAGCGGAGCTTTTGCACAGATCAGATATTCCATATCCGAGGAGGTTCAAGATGGAACCATCGTGGGAAATATAGCTAAGGATTTGGGGCTTGATAAGAGTGCACTCAAAGGCAGAGGATACCGCATTGTAACAGGCTCAACGGAATCACTGTTCCAGGTGAATCAAAACGATGGCATCCTGTATGTGAAAAGAAGGATAGACAGGGAAGAGGTGTGCGAACGAAGCAGTGCATGCACCATCAACCTAAAAACCGTGCTAGAAAACCCACTAGAGATTCACTATGTGGCAGTGGAAATACTAGACATAAATGATCATTCTCCCGTTTttccagagaaagagaaaaggctTGAAATTTCCGAGTCGGCTCTACCAGGAGCGAGATTTCAGCTACAGGCCGCGCGTGACCCCGATGTGGGCCAATTCGCAATTCAGCAATATAAACTAAGTCATAATGAATATTTTAGAGTAGAAGTAAAGGACCGTGGCAAAGACCAGAAAATACCATTCTTAGTTCTGCAGAAGCAGTTAGACAGAGAAACAAACGAGAAGCACAAGTTACGTTTAACAGCCGTTGATGGAGGGAAACCGGCGAAATCAGGCGATATAGAAATCACTGTGGATGTACTTGATATTAATGACAATTCCCCAGTGTTCACCAAAGAGCTGTATTCTGCTACACTTAAAGAAAACATCCCCACTGG
It encodes:
- the LOC113037401 gene encoding protocadherin alpha-3-like — its product is MEQRRCLTWRTRRIWIVYILVLVLVWKTALGQFRYSISEENTEGTAVGNIAKDLGLDKATLKERGYRIVSGSAEPPFRVNTDNGILYVNRKIDREEVCDRNKMCVIDLKTVLENPLEVHYVAVEILDVNDHAPIFPEKENTLEISESALPGARFQLQAARDADSGSLSVQQYKLSHNEHFRLEVKDRGEDRKTPSLVLQKSLDRESVKTHVLLLTAFDGGKPPRSGNMTIIVNVSDVNDNPPVFSKEAYSAHLKENSPFGTTVIQVNATDLDEGLNGEVVYSFGNDVEARVRERFDLNPVTGEIIVAGQIDFEESGRYEIDIQASDKGAATMTTDKIVIINIIDVNDNAPEIEVTSFSHALPENSKPGTTVALISVKDSDSDLNGKVVCYVSKDAPFLLAPSLQSNMYSLVTKQVLDREQQSQYNVLIVAKDAGKPSLSSEKSINIVISDVNDNSPEFLQNPYTFYITENNSPGASIFSVAARDNDEGSNALISYLILRERGGENTLTSFLNINSENGEIVALKSFDFEMLKTFQFQVVASDFGTPLLSNNVTVNVFILDQNDNAPVILYPLSSNGSAQGVEEIPRNVNAGHLVTKVRAYDADIGYNGWLLFSLQEVTDHSLFALDRYTGQIRTLRSFTETDEAEHKLLILVKDNGNVSLSATATVIVKLVEPKEAFAASDVKSAAKDDEDSNVIFYLMISLGAVSVLFLVSIIVLIAMQCSKSTDYTSKYLPEANYDGTLCHSIQYRSGEKRYMLVGPRMSIGSTIVPGSHGNTLVLPDRRRTPEEVGLFYIS